Sequence from the Salvelinus alpinus chromosome 27, SLU_Salpinus.1, whole genome shotgun sequence genome:
GGAAAGATGGAGGGGTGAAAGTATAgttggatggagggagggttgaTGGGAGCGAATGAGGGATGAAATGGAGGAACGGTAGATACCTGGCAGAAGGGAGCACACTCGGCCACGATGACGTGGAACTTGCGTTTCCTCGCTGCGTCTTTGAGGAAGGCCTCGACGGTGCGTGAGCGGCCGACAGTCATGATGACCTCGTTGGAGTGGATGTGCTCCAGGGCCTGCATGGCGATGTTGTCCGTGGTGCCATCTGGGACAGAGGAAGACCGTTAGCTCAGTGCTGCTTGACCATGGTTATACCCATGGGGAGGTATAGTGTAAAAACAACAGAGAAGATTGGTTTAAACTAAAGGATTCAGTCACAACCAACTATAGAACTATGGCCTTAATAGGTCtatgaaggagatggagaaagagagagactgatggTGGAGTATGTGTGTGCTCTTAGACAGTGTTTCCCAATTCCGGGTCCTCCAGTACCCTCAACAGCCCAGACAAACATACTCGATTCAACTCATttagggcttgatgattagttaacaagttgaattagggtgtgcttgtccggggctacataaaaatttaaaataaatactttggggatactggaggaccagagttgggaaacactgttctaAGTGAACGTGTCTTACCTAGCTCTGTGAGGAGTTCATTGATGGCCTCTATGACGTTAGCTTTGAGATGAACAAAATGTTGTCTGAAGTTCTCCTCACTCAGCCCCCCTGACGTCAGCAACTTGTGAAGGGATTCCTGCTGGTCTGTCTCCTCGCTGCTACCACGAGACCTGAGGgatacaaaacacacaaacacacatgacaggagagagaaaaCAACTGGAattctttatatattttttaactcttCACATTTCCAACTATTGCATCATTTGGCACCTTGCCATGGCAACTATTGAGTTCCACAGAACACAAGCAAGGTTAGCAACAAGCAGCAGACTGTTCAAACAACTTGAATAATTTGTGGTTGTTGCTTGTAGCTGCATGTCAGCATATTCATAAACTCACCTGGCATACTCCTCCCTAATGATCTTAAGGACGCGCAGTACCATGTTGCCCACCGTGGTCTCCGACGGCTGGGCGGCTGTCATTCTCTTCCCTTCCTTGCGAATGATTTCCATCAGGTCGCCTATCATCAAATACAGGAGGATATCTTTATCATACATCATTCCTAGTAGTGAATTATGTTCAGACATCGCTTAGTCACACCCATTGGACCCGTTTCAACAATTACAGATGAGATGACATCAGCCTATCGTAGCCGTTCACATTTTGACAGCTAGCAACACTAACAGGTGTCCATAGAAAACTACAGTAGACGTGAAATCGATTTGATAAAAACCGTGGCAGATactacctaacgttagctaggaggcaaactagctagctagctacccgaAAGCTAAGCTATCGAATAAGGTAAAATCCTGCTATTAACTATAAActttagctaacgttacctgCGCTGCTCCATCGTGCCTGGGCTGTTACTTTCCGGAGCAGAGCTGTGGTTTCTCTGGCGGTTTCTCCCGAGCCTCGGATCGGTCCTGTCCCACAACCTCCCCGCTTCAAATCGGCCAGAAAAGCCTCAATTCGCTCTGTCAAATCTGCTTCCTTGTCAGCCCCGGGCATACTGTTTTCTTAATtcaccagctaacgttagctagatgctGTATCAAAACAAGTTGGTGTTGTCGCCATAGAAAATGATAGAGTCCTCTAGTGGCCGAAAGGCAATTTTAGCATGAactttagcatgggcagcgccattgagggcttccgccATGCTTCCGATATTTTAAAGTAGTTAATTGGGTGGGGCTTCCTATGGGTtgtagcctcaatggcgctgtcACAGATGCCGTAGTGGAACAAATATAAAAaggagtcctctatctatctctatggttgTAAAACGTT
This genomic interval carries:
- the LOC139555943 gene encoding translation initiation factor eIF2B subunit beta-like isoform X1 codes for the protein MPGADKEADLTERIEAFLADLKRGGCGTGPIRGSGETARETTALLRKVTAQARWSSAGDLMEIIRKEGKRMTAAQPSETTVGNMVLRVLKIIREEYARSRGSSEETDQQESLHKLLTSGGLSEENFRQHFVHLKANVIEAINELLTELDGTTDNIAMQALEHIHSNEVIMTVGRSRTVEAFLKDAARKRKFHVIVAECAPFCQVSTVPPFHPSFAPINPPSIQLYFHPSIFPLSNDCIFIEGTHMGAGDHVTNVKCS
- the LOC139555943 gene encoding translation initiation factor eIF2B subunit beta-like isoform X2; amino-acid sequence: MPGADKEADLTERIEAFLADLKRGGCGTGPIRGSGETARETTALLRKVTAQARWSSAGDLMEIIRKEGKRMTAAQPSETTVGNMVLRVLKIIREEYARSRGSSEETDQQESLHKLLTSGGLSEENFRQHFVHLKANVIEAINELLTELDGTTDNIAMQALEHIHSNEVIMTVGRSRTVEAFLKDAARKRKFHVIVAECAPFCQHFKRCASRDHSSSKRAVILTAKFSVLIHFICTIAKIIIWLCL